CACCTGGAGAATCAGCCTACGCATCCTTTTTATTGCTTCAGGTGTCTTTTTACTGTACTGTTTCGCAGGTATTCCTCTCACTCCTGTCCATCTGTGCCTCTGCCAGGAAAGCAGCCTGCTGCAGGTTTGGTTGGGTCTCCAAGCTCTGATACACAACATCTGAGGACATGCCGTCTGCACACCCATGTACTCCAGGTCCTTGCGCTAATCATGGTCTCACCTGCCCAGGACAAGGTAAAACTCCGGCACATAGGCATCCATCACCAATTGGTACCCTCACCCCTGTTATTCAGAATGAAGAGTCCTACATCAGAGTATTGTACTTAAACCTCATACCTACACCCACGTGAAACTGGAGTTTTGTTACTACATCTGTATTGCTAAACAGACTGAGGACAAGGAGCAAGGTTTAATGCTGGACAACTGATTCTCCCTAATGCTAAATTGCCAGCAAGCTTTTGGCCTAGTCCTGGCCAAGACCAACTAGCATCTCCACAGCAATGCCCAGGCACCAGGAGAACCTCTGGCTACCTAGCACGCACCAAGGACTGCTTCCAATAGGAAGTTAGATTTGggtctcttcctcctgttccaaCACTATCCCAACAAGCTCTACAGCCTCAAAGCACTCCTCCATGTCCTTCTGCCGTGTCCCAAGGCACGTAACACATCTTCCAGTTTCATACTACACAAAGTTTTATGGGCCACAACAGAGTTTTCCTGTTATATCAGATGTTTTGACATAAAGAGTGCATTACACAGTGCATTACATACAGCCTCGAGGAGACCCACAGCACAAGCACCACGTAGGGTAGATGTGACCAGTCTAGCCACTTGGTCTCGGGGACAGAAAACAGTCCCCAGCCCTGTTCTGTTTTGTGGTATAGACAGGGCCTATATGGCCTACACCCAGGGCTGGTGAGGAGGAATCAGACCCATTTTTACTCTGTGTGCCTTCAAGTGAGGCAGGGCCTCCCATAACCCTGATACAGCAGATGAAATGACTCTGGTGAAAAGCAGCTGATGCAAGTTCACACTGGCTGTCATAACCCAAAAATGAACAAGTAGTTTCTGCAGAGGGGGCTTTCTTCCACCTAGACAGACCACGTTTCCTGCATATCAAAGGAAGAGCAGAGACAAAAGAAGTCAGGAGGGAGGACAGCATGGGAAGAGTGGGCCATTTGTAGTCCCTCCCGCAGAGCCAGTTAGGCGTCTGCAAGCAGCTGTGCCAGCTTCTGACCACCATCAATATGTCAATTCTGCTTCTCAAAATCACAAGCCTACTTTGGGCTCGTGTATGCACCTCCTGGGCATGTAACTGTGGGCAGTTCTCCATTGGTATTGACAACTGGTGCACTCAACAGCAGCACGCAGGGCGTAGCCAACACATTTCCCTTCCCACCAGCCCCCCGCGGCAGTGTCATATTGGACATCGCTGTAATGGAAAGGTTAAAAGCAACTTTGTTGAAAAGATATGAGAAAGGATTGACTTTATGTTTAGACAGTGCCTAGGGCTGCAGTGGGATGGGTTTggggggatggagagcagaaagaGTGGTTGAAGCTGcgtctcctcttcctcttgttgGCAGAACAGTGTGAGGCTATTGGCTTGGTGGTGGTATTTGACCCTTCTTTTCCTTGTCTGGTTGGGAGACCCCCCCAAGTTTGGAGCATCTGTACATGGAATATGAAGAGGATGATgatatttcctttgcaaaatggaTGAGCAGCTTCTGGGGCCACAACTTGATCGATGAGAATGAGAAAGAGGGTAGAGGCCACAGGAAACGTCAGACACAACCCTTCAGTGAAAGGAGAGCCTCCCTTCCGGTAAGAGCTGTGTGCAgttttctctgcatctgtgtgCATGTGGTTTATGTATAAATACAAGTGCCATCCCCAGGGGCATGGCCCTAGAGATCTGTGAGGATGAGTACGGTACACCTTGCTGAGTAAGTTCGGCTCCTACTGGCAGCAGCTAGTTGCTTTTTGCACTTAGCTGCCTGCCAGAGTCAGGCCTCCGGTGCCTTTGGCATGCAAGAAAACTGGCAAACTCCAAGATAAGCAATGATAGGACCAGAAATGTAAGGAGAAGGGTGTCGTAACTGCCTAACTATGTATTACAATGTCATTCTGTCTGCTAAGCATGACCTGGCAGAGAtcaaaacattttggaaactgGCACACAAACATTGGCTTCAGTGAGTCTGCTCTCATGTGTAAAACTACATAAGCCTCCCTGTATTCACAGGATTTGGACCTAATTCTGCAACTATACCATCTCCGGGAAGTTGTATGCTTTACTCCCTGGAATTTAGCTGTTTGCAGGTGTAACTTGTAATTTAAGCTAGAGGATGCAGTCCCTCCTTGTTTAAAACATGTGACTCTGAAAATAAGGGTGCAACACATAACATTATACTGTGAAGTAAGATTTTAAGGGAGAAGCATGTTCTTTCTTCTTAAACCAACAAAATAATTGGGAAAGGGGCAGGGTTCACATGCAGAGGCAGCTCATAACTGTCTAACTGATTATCAAAATGAAGCAGCTGTTCCCAGGCTGCTCTTCACTTGAAGgctgttgcttttatttcagcCCTAAAAAAATGTTTAGGTGGTCCAAACCTGTCTCTTTGTTCCAACTACGTCAGTTGGCTTACCAAAGATACTATGTTTCCTTACAAACCATTTTTCACTTATATCCTTAGATCATTATGGCTGCAACAAAGCAAATGCTATTCTATTGGGGAGAAACAGATAATCTTTGCcagccttttttttctgccatgctATGTTTTCACCTTGCAAGTTCTCCTCCACTGGAGCTGCCATGTTCTAagctgtgggattttttgttttcaaaaaaatttggCTACGAAATGCAAAACAGACCAAAACCACCTTCCCCCTCTTTGAATTCACGGATGGGTTGGAGAGGTAACCTTCCTTCATTAGTTTTGAACTGATGAGCCACATTTGTCACTTACAGTTATATTTCACCCTGGTCACACATTCCAAGACAGACTCTGAGCTAGAGCTGTGCTCATGGATTCCATCAGAACGCCCGAAAACagaatgtttatttatttttttaaaattaattttactgtattttaatgttgTCCTTCAGAGATCTACACATATGTGATTTCTTTAGGCCCCAATACAGACTGAAGTGTAAGAATGTACTTTAAATCACTGTCTATTCAGCAAGCTGCTGAACACATCtttgtgtatatttgtgtgtctgtgtgtgtgtacacatacgTTTCATTTGAAGCATGTTCTTATATTGAGTTTGttcaaaagctatttaaataCTTAGCCAATAGCTATTCAAATACTTTGCTATAGTTGCATCCCTGAATCAACATCTAGAACTTGGATTAAGTTAGCTGACAGAAAGAGAAGACTGTGACTTTTAACATTACTGTTCAACGAGCTAAAGTTATCCTGTACACTTAATTAAGTCTGGTCTTTACATTAATGCTCCACACAAATTTGTCTTGCTCCCGTAGTATTATAGAAGAGATATAAATTTCAATTGCTTTATTTCTCAGTGCCAGAAATTGACTGGAGGAATAAGAAGGGAAGatttgtttggggattttatgATTCAGGCATAAATTTTGagattaaacttttttatttggaaatctcTGACTAGTTGGTAGGGAAGAGCACTAAAACATGTTGTCTTAAATGAAATCTAGAAGTTAAGCAAATGGGCACTAATATTTCCTTAGAAATACCTTCAGAAACATCATTTCCTTGTTGAGAGGAACAACTTGCTCTTGCACCTGGAGATGTGGTTTTTACACAGTTATTATAAATGATAACTACTCTAAGATGCATTATTACAAATGACAACTACTGTAAGTTTCAAAACACTTATCAGTGTTAGTTAAATATTGTCTTCATTTATCAGAACACTACTATTAATCAGGAGGATTAATAACTGAGATCAGACTGCATCTCTTCTGTAAGTTAATACCTCCACAGCAGATCACAGTGTACCCTTTCTTCTGTGTCAATATCTTCTGGGTAAATAGAGATAACACCGCTGTCCTGGTGAAAATCAAGTCAGCAGGTTCTGACTGACACAGCTGTTGGCAAAAGTTCCTTGTGCAGATACAATGGTACTGccaaagcagcactgccagcataCTTTGTCTCGTATCCAGGGCTGGTATATGGTGCATCAGCAATAGTGCAGTCCTGCCCACATGAACTGCACCAGGAGCGTTTTGGTAGTACATAGCAAAATGCTAGCAGTATAGCAAAAAAGGTGGTTTTGCATAACGCTGAAAATAGCTTTCAGCTCCAAATTGGTATGTTGGTCTTTGTATTTTTTGCTGTCCTGTAGAAAGACATTCAAGCCACTGCTATCACCCCAAACACAAAGGTAAACTCCTGTGGCATCCTGTCATGGTAGAGGCCTCCAAAATATGGATAAAGCTCCGCAGAACAACTCCCAAAGTaacaacaattttcttttttttttttccccagtatcttAGTCTACCTCACAAACATTACTGAGATGAACTTCGCAAAATGCTTTTGCTATTGTCATTCCCATTTTGCAGAGGGGAACACAAAATTATATTCATCCTTCACTGGGTCACTGGCAAGACAGGCTAAACCTTGCAACTCCATTCCCCTGAAAAGCATCAGAGTTATATATGTTGCTGTGGGCCAACACTGAATGTGAAAACTGCCTGGGGAGAACTAAGTCGTCTCTTTTCAACTCCTTTAGTTAACTTGTTCCCCTGGCAAACTTTAGACACATTAACTAGTGATACCCTTTTTGAGGCCTCCAGCTATGACTTTGCTTGACACATTCTGGTTATCCTCCATCATTTTGGTTCAGGACAGTTTCTTACCTCCCAGCCATTTTGTTGTGGGGAAAAGATAGCAGGCAAAAGAGCACTGGTAAGAGTTTTACAACCCTGTAAATGTATCCACCTTCAAGCAGACATTGCTGCTCACAGGAGAAAATCTGATAAGAAACAGCTGAGAATGGGAGCAGGATAACTGACTGCTGTTGAAGTTactaacatttaatttaaactAAAGTCAGACTGAACAGCTACCACAATATTGTTACTACAGATCAGTTAGAGCCTAggccaaaacatttttaaggaatatATGCTTGGCTGTAAGCTTCTCGGAAGGAAAGGAAGCTGTGGGACAGCATCTGAATGTCAGATGTTCCAAAATACCCCTGAAGTACTGGGCTCATTGTGTAAACTTCAGCAAACAATGAACACTCGTGCTGACACactgaagattaattttcttACTGACAGCTGTGCAAGCCCTCAGATCAAGCCCAAAAGATGGAAGCAATTATCTTGTCTCCAACAGCAATTGAGAAAGAGAATAGGCATATTATATTGACATCAAGCTCgtgaagtatttttgtttgtgtactttttgtgtgttttagaTGGGCAATTAGGAAAAGATTAGCTGTTGTGTAAATAGATACACCGGGCATGACTTTACACAAAGGCTCAAGCAGAAAAAGGGAGTACTAAAAGGGAGTGAGAAACAACCCCTGTGAGGTTCCCAGCACCGGCCAAAATTCCCCATTTTTATATAGGGGAGCATTTATCATTCTTCCTTCCCATGCCTTTTCCCTTGTTTCAcctcctccccccttctccaGTTTAAGAACTACTCAAGGTCAGGTCCTAGGAGCCAGAGACCAAGGGGAGTTCGCTGCAGAGGCACCAGATGTAGGCATGAGGCAGTTGCTGGGTCAAGGACAGGAGCAGATACTGGGGCTGTGCTCGGAGACCTTTGGCAAGGGACGACAGCAGCACTGGGTGGACACCAGTGTGCAGATACAGAGGCAATctcagctgccagcagctgctgagacTTCAGGAGGGAACGCATAAATTAAAGCAGTCTTCAGCCGTTCTTACTTACAATATTACCAAGCAAACAATTTGGCACCAAACACATGTATTAAATGCATGTATTAAATctaagaaacaggaagaaagccATGTGGATTTTTATCTGAAGTCAGTGCCAGATCTGCTTCATTGCTGAGCTTCATTTTCTGACTTTCAGTTCTCCACAGAGTCAATCTTAAATAAAAGAAGACTAATGTCCTGTACTAGTTATAAGCCACGAAATGTTCATGCTTGAACAGTTGTGTTAAGGTTCCTGTCCTATGTAGGGTTGCGGTCATAAGACAGCAACATGCTAACATGCATGAGCGTGCTGTCCTTCTAGTTATGGTGCTATGCATCATGCAAAGGCACAGTGAGAGGAGGCACGGTCACAGTAACATGATGACATAAATATGGATGTGGAGCTTTACCCTTAGTCCACCAAGGCAGATACACATTTGGGAAGGAACGTCTGTCCCTTTTCTGGACCATTGGTGCCATGTCAGTTTGTGAACTGCAGACTTTTTGTTAAGGGCTTAACTATAATTCTGTCTGTGGAGGGAAATGAAATGCAACATcttagtaaaataaaacagttacaAATATTGCAAAACAGCATTGATAGAGTACCATCCTCCGTTTCAGCTGTcctcttggttgttttttttttggcccAAACCCTCTAAGAAAAAACTCCAGTGATTTTTAGTGTGAGacaatttttatttccaggaaaCAATATATGTTGATGCCGTTAGAATGACACAGAAGACATTTAACTTGCTGAGCTTGACATGGCATGTGTACTCCTGTCCCTCAAGCACAATGTGATTGCtttgatgctttttaaaataacaatacaATATGACCTTACAGAAATTACAGCTGTATTGATTGGtttgaaaccaaagcaaaaataGGATGGCAGAAATCATTACAGAGGCAGTCCATAATACTAGTTACTGAAGTAAGCTTATGGCTGGAAATGGAACTGAACCAGTACCGTATGATCTGAAAACCCTTTGGTATTAGGTGCTTCTGTCAGGTATAAGACTTATGTAAAAGAACCAAGAGTTGCAGATGCCTGTGAAAATGGGAAGTATAGATTAGTAAATAGTAGGATATATAGCCCCAAGAAAATATATTCTCAGGTACTGCCAACAGCTGCATGTGGCAACTTGTAATGAGGGAGACAAATCTACCTATATGGATCTGCAGCATTTTGCTGGAAGATGCATAATGCTGTCAGGTGTAGATTTACTGGTGATTTAGCACCTCTCATCAAGCCTGTCTAATGCGATGTAGTCCCAACCATATGGATGCACAGTCTCACTATTCAGCAAAAGGCTGCACAGGTCCCTGTTGTGCTGATACATTTATAATAGTGTCTGGGCCAGAGTTAATTCAAATGTATACAGCCGATGTTTCAGGTCCCTTGCCGTCCAAGGTCTGTAGATTCATGTGGCCACTATATCAAGTTGGTTTCCCTTTCCACtgttgtttgttaaaaaaacaaagcaaaacaaaacaaaacaacaaaccctacTCCGAGTGTTGGGTTTTCTCCTGGATTTGCTTAGAAAGCATTTCAGGATCTGTGGGATAGACCTTCAGTTGTTATAAACAATCACAGCTCCCTTGAAGCCAGCAGAGCTTCTTCGGGTTTCTCAGTAGCTGAAGGCTTAGCACCAGGCTTATACAAATGTATATGCATTCAAACATATATGCAGCAGCTAGGTGCCTGGAGTGCCTGGCACCTGGGGGGTCTCATATTTTGTACTtcccatctctctctcacagcttTCACCACCTGCATCTTACCAGTGTTCAGCTCCTCACCCTGAAAAAGCATCAACAGCTGGCAGGGTTTGGGGCATGCCTGGCTCCATGTGGTAGGCTTCTCACCCATCTCTTCTACAGGTCTGTCTACTTCTACAACCACCAATACATGACTCCACAGGACACAGCAGTTCTGTATCAGTTTAATCTCCTTTACAGACATTAATTAAACACAGCTGATGCAGATCAACAGCTTTTATCTGCATGTCAAGCCTGGGAAAATTGAACCACACAGAAACTAAACAACTATCTGCACCTTCCCCACTTCAGCCCTACAAATGTAATTGTAGGAAGCCTGTTTCCTATGATTTCTGCAGTAGGGATGTGTTTCTCACTGCCCTGAAAGTGCTCCCTCATCATTTCAGGACAAAGCAGAAAATTCAGACCTGGACAATAGAGCATCTTGTCTGCATGTAGGCCGTATTGCAAATTTGACACAACTGGGCTAGAAATGGTCCCTGTCACAATCAGATAAACTCAAACATCTGATAAGACCTGGAGCATCTGGGTCAAACCATGTATCTGGCTCATCTGGCCACAAAAGGCTGGGTCTTTGCTTTATGAGAGTCCTGCCTAGAACCTGCCACCAGATGTGAGGCCAGAGTTTTTGAGGTTACGAAGGATCACAGTTTCTTTTAGTGTCAGTGGGCACTAGGAGAACCTAGCACACTTTACATTTGAAATGCTTATTTGCGTGCCAAAGCTTATATActcaaaaccagcaataaaagcaaattctgctgctgcctctggaaAGCAAGCTCTTGGCAGTGTGTTTTTCCTGCACATAAAAGGAAAGATACAGGAGTCTGGGCAAGGTCCTTCATTGTGCACCATTGCTGGGAGAGTGCTCTGTAGCAGAGAGAATCTGCCCTGTGTGCTCTACTTTAATACTCAACAAAGACCTCTTATTTTACAGGCCAGGCTTTCCTCCCTCCGTACAACACGATTTCACGCCTCTACCAGAGGCTCATCTTCAGGGCATCTCAAGGACTCCAAGGAATTTCAAGAAGACCAAGACGTCAAATGCCACTGCCACAGGAAGGCAAGCAGAACACCTTCAGCAGACAGCTCATGCCCAGAGACAAGATCAAACTCCATCCAGGAATTTGCAGAGTCCTTTGAAAAGCAATTGCATCTCAAAAGCAAACGCTCAGTTTCTTTGGTAGGTAACAACAAATAGCAGCCttaaaatcacttcagaaaacaaacccaaaccagcaaGCAGGCCAGTTTGATCCCTGATGTAATTGCTGTGGCTTTGCTGGGGGAAGAGCAGAAATAAACTTGAATTAGAATTTCACAAGTGATGTGGACTTTACAGTAGCACAAACAAGGTTAAAGTGGCAGTATCATTAGTATGAGCATTCTTGATGTAGTGTTACCATCTagagttattaaaaaatgtgtatcttCAAAATGAGACACCACACTGGGCATGGCAATGTTTTCAGAGGTTTGTACGGCTGTGCCAATAAAATGGGATGGTATAAAACcaggtttgctttggttttgccatAAGACCCAACTCTCTTTCTCACGGCTGCTGACCTGGTTTAACCATATATGGTGTTACCGGTGAGACTGCCAGACATCGTGGTGTTTGAGAGGCTCCTCTTTTACCCCTTGGGTCTCCATCTGCTTTCTTCAATGTCAccacacagctccagcagcagccattGCTATAAGTGGCTGAATGTATTTTCACTGTAAGGACATGCAGCCAGCAGGGCATTCTCCCCCCAGtgcatccttctcttctccctgtcatTCTGTCCTGAGGCATGAGCATTTTCTGTATGGTTTGTGTTGATGAGGTAGCCAATAACAACCTTTTGTCTATGACACTTTAACACATTTTTGTTATTATGATACATACTATCTGGTGTATCATACCAGGGAAGGAAGGGTAATAAACACTAACTTGCTTTTAAGTACCAGAAGAACACTACCAAATTCAGTCATCCTATTGAAAAAGCTGTGCTTGAATAACACTTGACATTAGCACCAAATAACAACAGAGggaagtatcttttttttttagtttgctgaCACTAATGGTTTTGTATGGAGAAGTAATTTTCAGCTCTCTTTACAAACCTTCTGTGCAgcaacaagagagaaaaaaaaatctcttttcaataAGCAGCATCATTACATCATCAGTCCCACAATTATAGTCCTTGCATGCCCAGCCCTCTAAGAATATGCAGAATTATGGTGATGACAACTCTGTTATGCAATTGTTAAGATTTTAAGTGCATTCTCTaatcttctttttcccctttaggGACTActcagaatttatttcatttggaACTTCACATTGCCTCATTTGCCAACTCTCACCAGTGGTTATCTAGTTTATCATTTATCACTTCTCAAAAGTGCCTACAGCTAGAAAGTCTGTGAGTGTGTAATAATTGTACAATAGGTATAGTGAACATAATGCACTAAATATGGCTTCAGTTCCCATTAAAAACATGGATTCTGGTACCCTTCTGTACACAGCGAGGTGTGCCGGGCTGTATTTTAATCTAACTTTCAAGCAGACCAAATTGTTGTAATTCCCTCAGTCACCATTGAAGTTTGGGAGATGTGAAGGACTTCAGAACCTTGAACAACTGAGCGACAGGTGTTACAGATCTGAAAGGAAATTTGGGAGTGGGCTTAAACTTGAGCTCCAAatggagtgggtttttttgcattcagAGCTCTGTGGGTGTAATTTAAACCACTCTTTATATGACTacacacattaaaagaaaaaaaaagtggggggaaggTAATCCCATTTAATCTCTTTCCCTGCATATTGCTTTTCTCTTATAAAAGTGCCTTTGAGGACACTTCATGATATTCAGCACTTGTTTTCAGTGAGGTCTTTGCAGCTAGCGCTGAACAGCCTTCAGGCACATAAAGATGGATCATGTGAAAGGACAGAAACATGAAGTCTGGGCTGAAATCTGAGagtctttcccttctcccctcttttctcctctccccctcaaGCCCTTGAGATAGGTGACCCTCCTACCACACATAGTGTATAATCAAAAGCATGTTACCTCTTGCTGAGTTTTAGGATGACTGGCTGGGGCCTTGAATTTGAGCCCATCATGTTAAAGCTGATCTTGCTGAGGTAGCTGACTGGAATATCTTATTATACATTActagtgaaataaaataatgagattttgTTGTTCATGTGGGAGTTGCTTTTAATTCCCTGCtatttttctcctgccttttagCAGCCTGAAGGCatgaaggagagaagagaaagagagagactgcaTTTGAGAAAAAGCAAGTCTCACAAGAGAATGGGAGAGAAATCAGAGCCaaggagagagcagaaagcagatgAAGGTTCAGAAGTTATACCTGCAAATCACAACGAACAGTTTCCGTCACAAGCAAGCATTGAGAAAGGATATTTATGCACAGGCAGCTAGAATGCGTTGGGATAATGAATTTTAACACTCCCCCTGAAGACCAGAGGGAgcattcttgttttgttttgactagAAGAGGCCTGTTAGCTAGAATAACCCCCGACctgtaaaataaaagtaaaattcaacTGCATCATTGACACCATGTTACTACCTTCCTGTCTGTACTTTTTCCATTAGGAATGTGACCCTTGTCATGGGAGGAGTGTGTCTGGAGCAAGATCCAAATTAGCATTGAACCACTGTAAGAGGGTTTCAGGCAGATTTAGCATTGTAGCAGGACAGTGGTGGACATGTTCATTTAAGAGGAGAGCATGTGTTTATTACAGAGCTGTGCAAAGTCATCCAAAGCCTtatgtttctcttttaattgAAAACGGGCTTATTGGTAGgtttgggaaggaaaaagtaCACATAAACTGCCACCTGCTTCCTGGCCCTGACATTCACTTAGATTTGGCTTGGAAACaggtatcttttttcttttacattctcTCAACACCAAATTTACAGGAGTAATAGAAGAGAAGCCCCCGAGTTCTCTTCTACACCTTCCTGATGTCtcacttctctctgctttcccgCACTGTCACTGACAATATGACTCTTGTTTCTCTGACATCCCCCAGTCCTCTCCCATGTCCCCAGTCCCATTTCCCCAGTCACACAACTGTTTCTTTCTCCCAACTTTAACTTCTTCATCTTGTATCTTTTGTGGCCTTCCCCCTCTCCATTTACTACTTTATAGCCCTGACTCATAGCTACCGACGTCTTTTGCTACATCTGTAGTTTTGCTCCATCAAAATTTGAGCCTTGCTGAAAGTTCTTCAGTAAAAACAGAGGTGTTCTGCCTCACACTTCTATATAATCTTTTGTATAGGATTTGCTACATATAGGATTATATAGGATTTGCCATCCTATAAGGGATTTGCCACAGGTGATGGATTGCAACCcttttcactttttcccttttctagaACTAGGGCCAAACCAAGGAAATGGGAACTGTCTCTGGTAAGCAGGGCTTAGGAAAACTCTATTTCCTCTGGCTGAAGATCTGAACTCAGGTGTAAATCTCACCAACTATAAGTAAGATTTCCTTCTATGCAGAGGAAATCCACCTCCACATGCTCATAAACACATAAACACCCCCACAACCCTCCCATGCTCCCCTTCTTCAACATGTAAGTCTTTCCTGCAGAGAAGAACGCTGCCCTCTTTGGGAATAATTTCCCCAGGCCTCGTACAGAGAAAGCCTGCTTTGGATAGTACATTTAGAGAAGAGTGAAGGCTAATGAAGTCATGAGCAAAAGTCAAAGTCTGCTGGGTATTCTTCCCGTGATTTTCTGTAATTAACAAAGATCTTATTATTTTATCTTAGAGCC
The genomic region above belongs to Mycteria americana isolate JAX WOST 10 ecotype Jacksonville Zoo and Gardens chromosome 1, USCA_MyAme_1.0, whole genome shotgun sequence and contains:
- the LNP1 gene encoding leukemia NUP98 fusion partner 1 isoform X1; the encoded protein is MEYEEDDDISFAKWMSSFWGHNLIDENEKEGRGHRKRQTQPFSERRASLPARLSSLRTTRFHASTRGSSSGHLKDSKEFQEDQDVKCHCHRKASRTPSADSSCPETRSNSIQEFAESFEKQLHLKSKRSVSLQPEGMKERRERERLHLRKSKSHKRMGEKSEPRREQKADEGSEVIPANHNEQFPSQASIEKGYLCTGS
- the LNP1 gene encoding leukemia NUP98 fusion partner 1 isoform X2 encodes the protein MEYEEDDDISFAKWMSSFWGHNLIDENEKEGRGHRKRQTQPFSERRASLPARLSSLRTTRFHASTRGSSSGHLKDSKEFQEDQDVKCHCHRKASRTPSADSSCPETRSNSIQEFAESFEKQLHLKSKRSVSLPEGMKERRERERLHLRKSKSHKRMGEKSEPRREQKADEGSEVIPANHNEQFPSQASIEKGYLCTGS